In one Cloacibacillus porcorum genomic region, the following are encoded:
- the tyrS gene encoding tyrosine--tRNA ligase, giving the protein MHTNALKILRERGFVEWSSHNEELEEHFMKDMVTGYIGFDPSADSLHVGNLVAIMGLAWLQRLGHRPIAIAGGGTGRIGDPSGKSAERNLLSEEQILHNVSCIAEQLKHFLNFESGENSALLVNNNDWLKKENYIEFLRDTGKYFSVSFLVNREYVRSRVLDPDKSITYTELSYILLQAFDYNHLYNEYGCTLQMGGNDQQVNIIAGMDLARKKSGGQCYGITFPLLLNAQGQKFGKSESGAVYLSPKRTSVYKFYQFWINVDDKDLEKLYKLFTFRELDEIKALLEEHAKAPHLRKAQKELAWEMTCRVHGEEAAKRVLDASAVLFGETNIKDAPADVLETLAAEIPCAEADLAETNGVTDLLVLSGACDSKGNAKKKIKEGGAYLNGEKIADAGRLVAEEDLLAGRYIQLNVGKKDFRLLKFK; this is encoded by the coding sequence ATGCATACGAACGCACTTAAAATTTTGAGGGAACGCGGTTTTGTCGAGTGGAGCAGCCATAACGAAGAGCTCGAAGAGCACTTCATGAAAGATATGGTAACTGGTTATATCGGCTTCGACCCGAGCGCCGACAGCCTCCACGTCGGGAACCTCGTCGCCATCATGGGGCTTGCGTGGCTCCAGCGTCTTGGCCACCGGCCGATCGCCATCGCCGGCGGCGGCACGGGACGCATCGGCGATCCCTCGGGAAAGAGCGCGGAGCGCAACCTGCTCTCCGAGGAACAGATACTTCACAACGTCTCCTGCATTGCGGAGCAGCTCAAACACTTCCTCAACTTTGAAAGCGGTGAAAACAGCGCCCTGCTCGTCAACAACAACGACTGGCTCAAGAAGGAAAACTACATCGAATTCCTGCGCGATACGGGCAAGTATTTCTCGGTCAGCTTCCTCGTCAACCGTGAATACGTGCGCAGCCGCGTGCTGGACCCCGACAAGTCGATCACCTATACCGAGCTTTCATATATACTGCTGCAGGCCTTTGACTACAACCACCTCTACAACGAATACGGCTGCACCCTTCAGATGGGCGGCAACGACCAGCAGGTGAACATCATCGCCGGTATGGACCTCGCGCGCAAAAAGTCCGGCGGGCAGTGCTACGGCATCACCTTCCCTCTGCTGCTCAACGCGCAGGGGCAGAAATTCGGTAAATCGGAGAGCGGCGCGGTCTACCTCTCGCCGAAGCGCACAAGCGTCTACAAATTTTACCAGTTCTGGATAAACGTCGATGATAAAGATCTTGAGAAGCTCTATAAGCTCTTTACCTTCCGTGAGCTCGACGAGATCAAGGCACTGCTTGAAGAGCACGCCAAGGCTCCTCACCTTCGCAAGGCTCAGAAGGAGCTTGCCTGGGAGATGACCTGCCGCGTTCACGGAGAAGAGGCCGCTAAAAGGGTGCTGGATGCCAGCGCCGTCCTCTTTGGAGAGACGAACATCAAAGATGCCCCCGCCGACGTCCTTGAGACGCTCGCGGCGGAGATACCCTGCGCCGAGGCCGACCTCGCGGAGACGAACGGCGTCACCGACCTGCTCGTCCTCAGCGGAGCCTGTGATTCAAAGGGCAACGCGAAGAAGAAGATCAAAGAGGGCGGGGCATACCTCAACGGTGAAAAGATCGCCGACGCGGGGCGCCTGGTTGCCGAAGAGGACCTGCTTGCGGGCCGCTATATCCAGCTCAACGTTGGAAAGAAAGACTTCCGCCTGCTCAAGTTCAAATAG
- a CDS encoding MBL fold metallo-hydrolase RNA specificity domain-containing protein has product MKLRILGAAGEVTGSNYMIETDGYKVLVDCGTHQGTDEERHEGEKFPFSPADIDAVLLTHAHIDHSGRIPLLVKQGFKGKIYCTHATSQLIEILLRDSAHIMQEDAEWRSRKNSRKGLPKVEPLYNENDVEDALAFRYPIPYDEMVEIFPGLKVRYREAGHILGSSIIETWISDKDDQKTVKVVFSGDLGQFDGVIEKPPAIVEEADFVLIESTYGDRLHKSLEDTRSEFQGAMEEAIRSGGKVLVPTFVVDRAQRMLYEFKLLQKKLPDLNMPNIYLDSPMGVKTTEIYSAHTTLLSRELKEMLLKGEDPFEPKGFSFVRSADESRAINDMSSGIVLAGSGMCSGGRIMHHLKHNLFKKDTHVFFVGYQAYGTLGRRLVDGAKTVRIAGEEISVKAQFHTLNGFSAHADRDDLLKWAGHFPKKARFIIVHGEPKSAESLALGLKDNGYATRIPAIGDEIDLLAPAPDKIAMPVISPRILDRIQINSKDVENALNLISARTEQMQQTIIQNEEQYKNIMPLLISARTLLETAAALSGNRIEYKEKEEKR; this is encoded by the coding sequence GTGAAACTGCGGATATTAGGTGCCGCCGGTGAAGTTACCGGTTCCAACTATATGATAGAGACGGATGGTTATAAAGTTTTAGTCGATTGCGGCACGCACCAGGGCACGGACGAGGAACGGCACGAGGGAGAGAAGTTTCCCTTCAGTCCTGCGGATATAGACGCCGTCCTCCTGACCCACGCGCATATCGACCACAGCGGCAGGATTCCCCTCCTCGTAAAGCAGGGATTCAAAGGAAAGATCTATTGTACTCACGCCACCTCGCAGCTGATAGAGATACTGCTGCGCGACTCCGCGCATATCATGCAGGAAGACGCCGAATGGCGCTCGCGCAAGAACTCCCGCAAAGGGCTGCCGAAGGTGGAGCCTCTCTATAACGAGAATGACGTCGAAGACGCGCTCGCCTTCCGCTATCCGATCCCCTACGACGAAATGGTGGAGATATTTCCCGGGCTCAAGGTGCGCTACCGTGAGGCGGGGCATATCCTCGGAAGCTCCATAATCGAGACCTGGATCTCGGATAAAGACGACCAGAAGACGGTGAAGGTGGTCTTTTCCGGAGACCTCGGCCAGTTCGACGGCGTCATTGAAAAGCCGCCGGCAATCGTCGAAGAGGCTGACTTCGTTCTTATCGAATCGACCTACGGCGACAGGCTCCACAAGTCGCTTGAGGATACGCGCTCCGAGTTCCAGGGGGCGATGGAGGAGGCCATCCGCTCCGGCGGCAAGGTGCTTGTCCCGACCTTCGTAGTGGACCGCGCACAGCGTATGCTCTACGAGTTCAAGCTGCTGCAGAAGAAGCTGCCCGACCTTAACATGCCCAATATCTATCTTGATTCGCCGATGGGCGTCAAGACGACGGAAATATATTCGGCGCACACGACGCTGCTCTCACGCGAACTCAAAGAGATGCTCCTCAAAGGGGAGGACCCCTTCGAGCCGAAGGGTTTCAGCTTCGTCCGCAGCGCCGACGAATCACGCGCCATCAACGACATGTCCAGCGGCATCGTACTCGCGGGCAGCGGCATGTGTTCCGGCGGGCGTATCATGCACCATCTGAAACATAACCTCTTCAAGAAAGACACGCATGTATTTTTCGTCGGCTACCAGGCCTACGGCACCCTTGGGCGCCGCCTCGTCGACGGTGCGAAGACCGTGCGAATCGCGGGAGAGGAGATATCCGTTAAAGCCCAATTCCACACGCTGAACGGCTTCTCCGCCCACGCGGACCGGGACGACCTGCTCAAGTGGGCCGGCCATTTCCCAAAGAAGGCGCGCTTCATCATCGTTCACGGCGAACCGAAATCCGCCGAGTCTCTGGCCCTCGGCCTCAAAGACAACGGCTATGCGACACGCATCCCGGCGATCGGCGACGAGATAGACCTTCTCGCTCCGGCCCCCGATAAGATAGCGATGCCTGTGATTTCGCCGCGCATACTCGACCGTATCCAGATCAATTCCAAGGATGTGGAGAATGCGCTGAACCTCATCTCGGCGCGTACTGAACAGATGCAGCAGACGATCATCCAGAACGAAGAACAGTATAAGAATATAATGCCGCTGCTTATTTCGGCGAGAACGCTGCTTGAAACGGCGGCGGCCCTGAGCGGCAACAGGATAGAGTATAAAGAAAAAGAAGAAAAGAGATAA